Proteins encoded by one window of Betaproteobacteria bacterium:
- the rpmF gene encoding 50S ribosomal protein L32, translated as MAVQQNKKSPSKRGMHRSHDFLTNPPLAVEPTTGEVHLRHHISPSGYYRGRKVLKTKTD; from the coding sequence ATGGCAGTTCAGCAGAACAAGAAGTCCCCGTCGAAGCGCGGCATGCACCGCTCGCACGACTTCCTCACCAACCCGCCGCTGGCCGTCGAGCCCACTACCGGCGAGGTGCACTTGCGTCACCACATCAGCCCCTCAGGCTACTATCGTGGCCGCAAGGTGCTCAAGACCAAGACCGACTGA
- a CDS encoding DUF177 domain-containing protein encodes MVPAAFERLGSFLGGDEGQLEYRLSGYVRKDEKPAISLSVRGTVTLVCQRCLGPLTVSVDAHRELVFVAPGRLTSFDDEEDDADYLPLDEVVEAHSLVEEEVLLALPMSPRHAEDECPVATPGA; translated from the coding sequence GTGGTGCCTGCGGCGTTCGAGCGCCTTGGCTCCTTTCTGGGGGGGGACGAAGGGCAACTCGAATATCGGCTGAGCGGGTACGTGCGAAAGGACGAGAAACCGGCGATTTCCCTGTCGGTACGTGGCACGGTGACCTTGGTCTGTCAGCGGTGTCTGGGGCCTCTGACCGTTTCGGTCGATGCGCATAGGGAACTCGTGTTCGTTGCGCCGGGCCGTCTGACTTCGTTCGACGACGAGGAAGACGACGCGGATTATCTTCCTCTGGACGAGGTGGTGGAAGCTCACAGTCTGGTGGAAGAGGAAGTGCTGCTGGCGCTTCCCATGTCGCCACGGCACGCCGAGGACGAATGTCCGGTCGCGACTCCGGGAGCGTAG
- the maf gene encoding septum formation protein Maf produces the protein MSSLRLVLASTSAYRRELLSRLGIPFDVQSPGVDETPHPGEPPVEIATRLAIAKARAVWIAEPAVIIGSDQVAMLDGRMLGKPGNRETAVHQLTAASGRTVEFHTALCVRSTVDERESVALDTTRVTFRPLNRDTIERYVDIEKPFDCAGSAKSEGLGITLVTAIETTDPTGLVGLPLILLTDLLAQHGIRVP, from the coding sequence ATGAGCAGTCTGCGCCTCGTCCTGGCTTCCACCTCGGCGTATCGCCGGGAATTGCTTTCGCGCCTGGGCATTCCCTTCGACGTCCAATCCCCCGGAGTCGACGAAACGCCACACCCCGGCGAGCCGCCCGTGGAAATTGCCACCCGGCTGGCGATCGCCAAGGCTCGCGCAGTATGGATCGCGGAGCCAGCAGTCATCATTGGCTCGGACCAGGTCGCCATGCTGGACGGCAGAATGCTCGGAAAACCCGGAAATCGGGAAACTGCGGTCCATCAGCTGACTGCCGCAAGTGGCCGGACAGTGGAGTTCCACACTGCTCTATGTGTACGTTCCACTGTGGATGAGCGGGAATCTGTTGCACTCGACACCACGCGGGTCACCTTCCGGCCCCTGAACCGCGACACCATCGAGCGATACGTCGATATCGAGAAACCCTTCGACTGCGCCGGGAGTGCGAAATCCGAAGGGCTCGGCATCACCCTTGTGACAGCCATCGAAACAACGGATCCGACCGGGCTCGTCGGGTTGCCGCTCATCCTGCTTACCGATCTGTTGGCCCAACACGGCATTCGCGTCCCGTGA
- a CDS encoding SAM-dependent methyltransferase yields MSPGHCLPRATLDVIASLDRFIAENARTARRFLAQVRLSRPLQELKIDELNEHSGETDLPRLLEPLLAGQDVGLVSEAGCPVVADPGAGLVTLAHRQDVPVVALVGPSAPLLALIASGFNGQSFSFVGYLPQQAQARVDAIRRLDREVRSSGTTQILIETPYRNAAMLDALISTCEDTTLVAVTVDLTLPTELVLVKPASEWRTTPRPLLDRRPAVFLLGRSPSAASARARRRRP; encoded by the coding sequence ATGTCGCCCGGCCATTGTCTGCCCCGGGCCACATTGGACGTGATCGCCTCGCTCGACCGCTTCATTGCGGAAAACGCCAGGACTGCCCGGCGCTTCCTCGCCCAAGTCCGCCTGTCGCGGCCGCTGCAGGAACTGAAGATCGATGAACTGAACGAGCACTCGGGGGAAACGGATCTCCCCCGACTGCTGGAGCCGTTGCTTGCCGGGCAGGACGTCGGACTCGTTTCCGAAGCAGGGTGTCCCGTCGTTGCCGATCCTGGCGCAGGACTGGTGACACTCGCTCATCGCCAAGACGTTCCGGTCGTTGCACTGGTGGGGCCAAGCGCTCCCCTTCTGGCCCTGATTGCCTCTGGCTTCAACGGCCAGTCGTTCAGCTTCGTGGGCTACTTGCCGCAGCAGGCGCAGGCTCGAGTGGACGCCATACGCCGACTGGACCGCGAAGTCCGCTCGTCGGGCACCACCCAGATCCTCATCGAGACGCCTTACCGCAACGCCGCAATGCTCGATGCCTTGATCTCCACCTGCGAGGACACGACCCTCGTTGCTGTCACTGTGGATCTCACGTTGCCCACGGAACTGGTGCTGGTGAAGCCTGCGTCCGAGTGGCGCACCACCCCTCGACCCCTCCTGGATCGGCGACCCGCCGTGTTCCTACTGGGGCGAAGCCCATCGGCGGCTAGCGCACGCGCCCGGCGCCGGCGACCTTGA
- a CDS encoding S49 family peptidase, whose protein sequence is MSEFPSPEDGDRWERDVLRKLAESALTEQRRARRWGIFFKSLTLLYLFVVLVLAAGWIGGREGSLGKHTALVDLSGVIEADSMASADVVTAGLNDAFEDKNTQGVILRINSPGGSPVQAHQINREIRRLRGKFPGIPLYAVVDDICASGGYYVAVAADEIYASRGSLIGSIGVLMDGFGFTGAMQKLGVERRLLTAGENKGFLDPFSPLEPKQREFAQAMLNDIHKQFIEVVREGRGQRLKETGETFSGLFWTGDRSLEMGLVDAIGDAAYVAREVVKAENIVDFTPRENLAERFAKRFGAALGEAMVKVAGAGRVR, encoded by the coding sequence ATGTCTGAATTTCCATCCCCTGAGGACGGCGATCGCTGGGAGCGCGATGTCCTGCGCAAGCTCGCCGAATCGGCACTCACCGAGCAGCGCCGCGCGCGTCGCTGGGGCATCTTCTTCAAGTCGCTGACCCTGCTCTATCTGTTCGTCGTGCTCGTACTTGCCGCGGGGTGGATCGGTGGACGGGAGGGATCGCTCGGCAAGCACACGGCGCTGGTGGATCTGTCGGGGGTGATCGAGGCGGATTCCATGGCGAGCGCCGACGTTGTCACGGCGGGGCTCAACGACGCGTTCGAAGACAAGAACACGCAGGGGGTGATCCTGCGCATCAACAGCCCGGGCGGCAGCCCCGTCCAGGCCCATCAGATCAATCGCGAGATCAGGCGGCTGCGGGGCAAGTTTCCGGGGATTCCGTTGTACGCCGTGGTCGATGACATCTGTGCATCGGGTGGCTACTACGTGGCGGTGGCCGCGGACGAGATCTACGCGAGCCGTGGAAGCCTCATCGGCTCCATTGGCGTGCTGATGGATGGTTTCGGGTTCACCGGCGCGATGCAGAAGCTCGGTGTGGAGAGACGGCTGCTGACGGCCGGAGAAAACAAGGGTTTTCTGGATCCATTCTCTCCCCTGGAGCCGAAACAACGGGAATTCGCCCAGGCAATGCTCAACGATATCCACAAGCAGTTCATCGAGGTCGTGCGCGAGGGGCGGGGTCAGCGGCTCAAGGAGACCGGCGAAACCTTCTCCGGGCTTTTCTGGACAGGCGATCGCAGTCTCGAGATGGGACTGGTGGATGCGATCGGGGATGCCGCCTATGTCGCTCGCGAAGTGGTCAAGGCAGAGAACATCGTCGATTTCACTCCGAGGGAGAATCTGGCGGAGAGATTCGCGAAGCGCTTCGGCGCGGCGCTGGGAGAGGCGATGGTCAAGGTCGCCGGCGCCGGGCGCGTGCGCTAG
- a CDS encoding Rieske (2Fe-2S) protein, translating to MAVVDPFGVICASSDIEEGGAGVRFEIRRGSEQVHAFVVRFDGEVRAYENRCAHVPVQLDWMEGQFFDSAGLYLICATHGATYLPESGRCVAGPCKGAALTRVPVMERDGSVFLLQESSSHV from the coding sequence ATGGCAGTGGTTGACCCGTTCGGAGTGATCTGTGCCTCCTCGGATATCGAGGAAGGGGGCGCCGGTGTCAGGTTCGAGATCCGTCGCGGGAGCGAGCAGGTGCACGCCTTCGTCGTTCGCTTCGACGGGGAGGTGCGCGCCTATGAAAACCGCTGTGCACACGTTCCGGTGCAACTCGACTGGATGGAGGGGCAGTTCTTCGATTCGGCGGGGCTATACTTGATATGTGCGACGCACGGCGCCACCTACCTGCCTGAGTCCGGCCGTTGTGTCGCCGGACCCTGCAAGGGTGCCGCCTTGACCCGGGTGCCGGTCATGGAGCGTGACGGCTCGGTCTTTCTTCTGCAGGAATCTTCCTCACATGTCTGA
- a CDS encoding HAD-IA family hydrolase produces the protein MKEYDLIVFDWDGTLVDSAAHIVHSIQSAAGDIGLEIPSDERSRHIIGLGLLDAMEYLFPALPRARYGDLTERYRVHYLAGEERVTLFAGVEAGIGLLKRQGRMLAVATGKSRVGLTRAFGSTGLGPYFDASRCADEGFSKPHPDMLEYLLDYLGVAPDRALMVGDTTHDVEMAHGARMDVAAVTFGAHDAGKLARSRPTYTYDEPARLWQWLTRSE, from the coding sequence ATGAAGGAGTACGACCTCATCGTCTTCGACTGGGACGGGACCCTGGTGGACTCCGCGGCCCACATCGTTCACAGCATTCAGTCCGCCGCCGGTGACATCGGGCTCGAGATCCCCTCGGATGAACGCTCGAGGCACATCATCGGTCTGGGGTTGCTGGACGCCATGGAATACCTGTTTCCCGCGCTGCCGCGGGCCCGTTACGGGGACCTGACGGAACGCTATCGGGTCCACTACCTGGCGGGAGAAGAGCGCGTGACCTTGTTCGCAGGGGTGGAGGCCGGAATAGGACTTCTGAAGCGGCAGGGCCGGATGCTGGCGGTGGCCACCGGCAAGAGCCGGGTCGGACTGACGCGCGCTTTCGGGTCGACCGGCCTCGGCCCGTATTTCGATGCGTCACGGTGTGCCGACGAGGGCTTCAGCAAGCCACATCCGGACATGCTGGAGTATCTGCTTGACTATCTGGGGGTCGCGCCGGATCGCGCCTTGATGGTCGGCGATACCACCCACGACGTGGAGATGGCTCACGGCGCGCGGATGGACGTCGCCGCCGTGACGTTCGGCGCGCACGATGCGGGGAAACTTGCCCGCTCGAGACCAACCTACACGTATGACGAACCAGCCCGCTTATGGCAGTGGTTGACCCGTTCGGAGTGA
- a CDS encoding RluA family pseudouridine synthase → MNGLSKDVVNWVEIGPEAQDQRIDNYLARILKGVPKSHLYRILRSGEVRVNSRRADASTRLQEGDRLRIPPIRVASRPKGPVPVGPAGKVMTVIHEDDSILALDKPSGLAVHGGSGLSHGVIERLRAERPGERFLELVHRLDRETSGVLLLARKRSALVDLHAQIRDGRTDKRYLALVRGQWRGGARTIDQPLTKHVLEGGDRRVLVEAGGQPSRTVIKPVRVFQDYSLVEARLLTGRTHQIRVHLAHLGMPICGDDKYGDFTLNKDLARTGLKRMFLHAARFRFEHPLTRERSDIEAPLPEELARFLERLEPAAKEVRT, encoded by the coding sequence ATGAATGGGTTAAGCAAAGACGTGGTCAACTGGGTCGAGATTGGCCCGGAGGCTCAGGATCAGCGGATCGACAACTATCTGGCGCGTATCCTCAAGGGGGTACCCAAGAGCCACCTCTACCGCATCCTCAGGAGTGGGGAGGTCAGGGTGAACAGCCGCCGTGCGGACGCCTCGACCCGGCTCCAGGAAGGCGATCGTCTGCGGATCCCCCCAATCCGGGTGGCAAGCCGGCCGAAGGGTCCCGTTCCGGTCGGGCCGGCCGGCAAGGTCATGACGGTCATACACGAGGACGACAGCATTCTTGCCCTCGACAAGCCGTCGGGCCTGGCTGTTCACGGCGGAAGCGGGCTCTCTCACGGTGTCATCGAGCGGCTCCGGGCGGAGCGCCCGGGCGAGCGGTTCCTCGAACTGGTGCACCGGCTGGACCGCGAGACGAGCGGTGTCCTGCTTCTCGCGCGTAAGCGCAGCGCCCTGGTAGATTTGCATGCCCAGATTCGCGATGGACGAACGGACAAACGGTACCTCGCGTTGGTGAGAGGGCAGTGGCGGGGGGGGGCGAGGACCATCGATCAACCCCTGACAAAGCATGTGTTGGAGGGGGGGGACAGGAGGGTCTTGGTAGAAGCCGGCGGCCAACCCTCCCGCACGGTGATCAAGCCGGTCCGCGTGTTTCAGGACTACAGCCTGGTGGAGGCGCGCCTTCTCACCGGGCGCACGCACCAGATCCGCGTTCATCTTGCCCATCTGGGCATGCCGATCTGCGGCGACGACAAGTATGGCGATTTCACCTTGAACAAGGATCTTGCCCGGACAGGCTTGAAGCGCATGTTCCTGCACGCGGCCCGATTCCGCTTCGAACACCCCCTGACCCGCGAAAGAAGCGACATCGAGGCTCCGCTCCCGGAAGAGCTGGCGCGTTTCCTCGAGCGCCTGGAACCTGCCGCGAAAGAGGTCCGGACATGA
- a CDS encoding low molecular weight phosphotyrosine protein phosphatase, which produces MFRFFDRRPKVGVLFVCMGNVCRSPTVEGVFRRHARDAGIDRLLRIDSAGTHARLLNEPADARALRAAARRNYDLKKIRSRQFVERDFSDFHYVLAMDRHNLDAIQALRPAEHPGHVGLLLDFAPGASHREVPDPYYGGPEGFELVLDLAESAMAGLVKELQGRVGRP; this is translated from the coding sequence ATGTTCAGATTCTTCGACAGACGGCCAAAGGTCGGCGTGTTGTTCGTCTGCATGGGCAATGTCTGCAGATCGCCCACGGTCGAAGGCGTGTTTCGGCGGCATGCGCGGGACGCCGGAATCGACAGGCTGCTGCGCATCGATTCTGCGGGTACGCATGCCCGTCTGCTGAACGAACCAGCGGATGCGCGAGCCTTGCGCGCCGCGGCAAGGCGCAACTACGATCTGAAGAAGATCCGTTCCCGCCAGTTCGTCGAGAGAGATTTTTCCGACTTCCACTACGTGCTGGCGATGGACCGGCACAACCTCGACGCCATTCAGGCGTTACGGCCCGCAGAACACCCCGGGCACGTGGGATTGCTGCTGGATTTCGCACCCGGGGCGAGCCATCGGGAAGTGCCTGATCCGTATTACGGCGGCCCGGAAGGATTCGAACTGGTGCTGGATCTTGCCGAGTCGGCGATGGCCGGACTGGTGAAGGAGCTTCAGGGCCGGGTCGGCCGGCCCTGA
- the uvrB gene encoding excinuclease ABC subunit UvrB produces the protein MIVTFPNSPYRLHQPFAPAGDQPQAIEALAEGLEAGLKFQTLLGVTGSGKTYTMANVVARLGRPAIIMAPNKTLAAQLYAEMREFLPENAVEYFVSYYDYYQPEAYVPSRDLYIEKDSSINDHIEQMRLSATKSLLERRDTVIVATVSAIYGIGDPVDYHSMILHLREKERIDQRMAIQRLAEMQYERSDFEFRRGTFRVRGDVLDIFPAESSETALRVSLFDDEIESLSLFDPLTGHIQSRVGRFTVYPSSHYVTPRSTTLRAAEAIKAELRERIEQFQSSGKLVEAQRIEQRTRFDLEMLHEMGFCKGIENYSRHLSGRQAGEPPPTLIDYLPADAVMIIDESHVTVPQIGGMYKGDRSRKENLVEYGFRLPSALDNRPLRFDEFERLMPQTVFVSATPAEYEKEHQQKVVEQVVRPTGLVDPEIQVRPASTQVDDLMSEITERVKRDERVLVTTLTKRMAEDLTEYLAEHGVKVRYLHSDVDTVERVEIIRDLRLGQFDVLVGINLLREGLDLPEVSLVAILDADKEGFLRSERSLIQTIGRAARHMRGTAIMYADRVTESMRRAIDETDRRRQKQVSHNTATGIVPRGVTKRIKDLIDGVYDAGESKREIRTARNDAMASTLSEKDLAREIKRVEKQMLEHARNLEFEQAAASRDELRRLKERLFGIAEGGPDAPEVSPPAATKRRASRG, from the coding sequence GTGATCGTTACCTTCCCCAACAGTCCATACCGGCTGCATCAGCCGTTTGCCCCCGCCGGGGACCAGCCTCAGGCCATCGAGGCACTGGCGGAGGGATTGGAGGCCGGGTTGAAGTTCCAGACGCTGCTGGGCGTCACCGGATCGGGCAAGACGTACACCATGGCCAACGTGGTGGCGCGGCTGGGCCGGCCGGCGATCATCATGGCGCCGAACAAGACGCTGGCGGCCCAGCTCTATGCGGAGATGCGGGAGTTCCTGCCCGAGAACGCGGTCGAGTACTTCGTCTCCTACTACGATTACTACCAGCCGGAAGCCTATGTGCCTTCGCGCGACCTGTACATCGAGAAGGACTCGAGCATCAACGATCACATCGAGCAGATGCGGCTGTCGGCGACCAAGTCGTTGCTCGAGCGGCGCGACACGGTGATCGTGGCCACGGTGTCCGCGATCTACGGTATCGGCGACCCTGTCGACTACCATTCGATGATTCTTCATCTTCGCGAGAAGGAACGCATCGATCAGCGGATGGCCATCCAGCGGCTGGCCGAAATGCAGTACGAGCGGTCGGACTTCGAGTTTCGCCGGGGCACTTTCCGGGTGCGCGGGGATGTCCTCGACATCTTTCCTGCGGAAAGTTCGGAGACCGCACTGCGGGTGTCACTTTTCGACGACGAGATCGAGTCGCTGTCGCTGTTCGATCCTCTGACCGGACACATCCAGAGCCGCGTGGGCCGCTTCACCGTGTATCCGTCGAGCCATTACGTCACCCCCCGCAGCACGACCCTTCGCGCTGCCGAAGCCATCAAGGCGGAGTTGCGGGAGCGCATCGAGCAGTTCCAGTCCTCCGGCAAGCTTGTGGAGGCTCAGCGGATCGAGCAGCGCACGCGATTCGATCTCGAGATGCTGCACGAGATGGGATTCTGCAAGGGGATCGAGAACTACTCCCGGCATCTGTCGGGCCGTCAGGCGGGCGAACCGCCGCCGACGCTGATCGACTATCTACCCGCCGATGCAGTGATGATCATCGACGAGAGCCACGTGACCGTGCCCCAGATCGGGGGTATGTACAAGGGGGACAGGTCGCGCAAGGAGAACCTGGTCGAATACGGATTCCGCCTGCCGTCCGCGCTCGACAACCGGCCGCTGCGTTTCGACGAGTTCGAGCGGCTCATGCCACAGACGGTCTTCGTGTCGGCCACTCCGGCCGAGTACGAAAAGGAACACCAGCAGAAAGTCGTGGAGCAGGTCGTCCGACCGACAGGGCTGGTGGACCCGGAGATCCAGGTGCGTCCGGCATCCACCCAGGTCGATGACCTCATGTCGGAGATCACCGAACGGGTGAAGCGCGATGAACGCGTGCTGGTCACCACGCTCACCAAGCGCATGGCGGAGGATCTCACCGAGTATCTGGCCGAGCACGGCGTGAAGGTGCGGTATCTCCACTCCGACGTCGACACGGTGGAACGGGTCGAGATCATTCGCGATCTGCGCCTGGGTCAATTCGATGTGCTCGTGGGCATCAACCTCCTGCGGGAAGGACTGGATCTGCCGGAAGTCTCGCTCGTGGCGATCCTCGATGCGGACAAGGAAGGCTTCCTGCGATCCGAGCGGTCGCTCATCCAGACCATCGGCCGTGCGGCACGGCATATGAGAGGCACCGCGATCATGTATGCCGACCGGGTCACGGAATCCATGCGGCGTGCCATCGACGAGACCGATCGCAGGCGCCAGAAGCAGGTGTCCCACAACACGGCCACGGGGATCGTTCCACGGGGGGTCACCAAGCGCATCAAGGACCTGATCGATGGAGTCTACGATGCCGGCGAGAGCAAGCGGGAGATCAGGACCGCGCGCAATGACGCGATGGCCTCGACCCTGAGCGAGAAGGACCTCGCGCGAGAGATCAAGCGCGTCGAGAAACAGATGCTCGAACACGCTCGCAATCTGGAATTCGAACAGGCAGCCGCGAGCCGGGACGAGTTGAGGCGGCTCAAGGAACGGCTGTTCGGAATAGCCGAGGGTGGGCCGGATGCACCGGAGGTGTCGCCGCCCGCAGCAACGAAGCGCCGGGCCTCGCGCGGGTGA
- a CDS encoding aspartate/tyrosine/aromatic aminotransferase, with protein sequence MFQHVEMAPRDPILGVTETFVADTNPRKVNLGVGIYYNDEGKVPLLQCVAQAEKRLVEAGQPRAYLPIDGLAAYDKSVQTLVFGANSDVVTSKRAVTVQALGGTGGLKIGADFLRRLSPKAEVWISDPSWENHRALFEYAGFKVNSYRYYSPALNGLDADAFFESLQSIPAGDVVVLHACCHNPTGSDLTADQWQRVMAIVAERGLIPFLDLAYQGFGDGIEADAFAVRAFADTGRPLFVSSSFSKSFSLYGERIGALSIVATEPEEAARILSQVKRIVRTNYSNPPSHGGKIVSMVLDTPELRAQWEQELGGMRDRIRAMRSELVKQLKTRVPSANYDFVLAQRGMFSYSGLTKPQVERLAKDFSVYAIDTGRICVAALNSRNIEYVAQAIATVLER encoded by the coding sequence CTGTTCCAGCACGTGGAAATGGCTCCGCGTGACCCCATCCTCGGCGTCACCGAAACCTTCGTGGCCGACACCAATCCCCGCAAAGTGAATCTTGGCGTGGGGATCTACTACAACGATGAGGGCAAGGTACCTCTGCTTCAATGCGTCGCCCAGGCAGAAAAACGCCTGGTGGAGGCGGGCCAGCCACGAGCCTACCTGCCCATCGACGGACTGGCGGCCTACGACAAGTCGGTGCAAACGCTGGTTTTCGGGGCGAACTCGGACGTCGTCACGAGCAAGCGTGCGGTGACCGTGCAGGCGCTGGGAGGTACCGGTGGATTGAAGATCGGCGCCGATTTCCTGCGACGCCTGTCACCGAAGGCGGAGGTCTGGATCTCGGATCCAAGCTGGGAGAACCACCGCGCCCTCTTCGAGTACGCCGGTTTTAAGGTCAACAGCTACCGCTACTACTCTCCTGCCCTCAACGGTCTGGACGCGGATGCCTTCTTCGAATCGCTGCAGAGCATTCCGGCCGGAGACGTCGTGGTACTGCACGCCTGCTGTCACAATCCCACGGGCTCGGACCTCACTGCGGATCAGTGGCAGCGGGTCATGGCGATCGTCGCGGAACGCGGGCTCATCCCCTTCCTCGATCTCGCCTACCAGGGGTTCGGTGACGGCATCGAGGCCGATGCCTTCGCGGTTCGCGCTTTTGCCGATACGGGTCGTCCCCTGTTCGTGTCGAGCTCGTTCTCCAAGAGCTTTTCGCTCTACGGCGAGCGCATCGGCGCCCTCAGCATCGTGGCGACCGAGCCTGAAGAGGCCGCCCGCATCCTGAGCCAGGTCAAGCGGATCGTCCGCACCAACTATTCGAACCCGCCATCTCATGGCGGCAAGATCGTCTCCATGGTCCTGGACACGCCGGAACTGCGCGCGCAGTGGGAACAGGAACTCGGCGGCATGCGCGACCGCATCCGGGCGATGCGCAGCGAACTCGTGAAGCAACTCAAGACGCGGGTACCGTCGGCCAACTACGATTTCGTGCTGGCCCAGAGAGGCATGTTCTCGTATTCCGGCCTCACCAAGCCGCAGGTCGAACGTCTGGCCAAGGACTTCTCCGTGTACGCGATCGACACCGGGCGCATCTGTGTGGCGGCCCTCAACAGCCGCAACATCGAGTACGTGGCGCAAGCGATCGCCACCGTGCTCGAACGCTGA
- the map gene encoding type I methionyl aminopeptidase, translated as MSVTLKSPEDISKMRAAGRLAAEVLDYIAPCVQPGVTTNELDRLCHDYMVGVQHTIPAPLNYAPPGYSPYPKSICTSVNHVICHGVPSDKKLKAGDIVNLDITVIHEGFHGDTSRMFYVGEPSIQARRLCEVTFECMWRGIRIVRPGAFLGDIGHAIQTHAEGQGYSVVREFCGHGIGRRFHEEPQVLHYGRPHTGLKLQSGMTFTIEPMINAGKAAIRQLADGWTVVTKDHSLSAQWEHTVLVTDDGFEVLTTSDGAPPPPAV; from the coding sequence ATGTCGGTCACACTCAAGTCCCCCGAGGACATCTCGAAGATGCGCGCGGCAGGCCGTCTCGCTGCCGAGGTGCTGGACTATATCGCGCCCTGCGTCCAGCCTGGCGTGACCACCAACGAGCTGGACCGCCTCTGCCACGACTACATGGTGGGCGTTCAGCACACCATTCCCGCCCCGCTCAACTACGCGCCGCCGGGCTACTCGCCCTACCCGAAGAGCATCTGCACATCGGTCAATCACGTCATCTGCCACGGCGTGCCCAGCGACAAGAAGTTGAAGGCCGGCGACATCGTCAATCTGGACATCACCGTCATCCACGAGGGCTTTCACGGCGACACGAGCCGGATGTTCTACGTGGGCGAGCCCTCGATCCAGGCGCGCCGTCTGTGCGAGGTGACCTTCGAGTGCATGTGGCGCGGCATCCGCATCGTCCGGCCCGGAGCGTTCCTGGGAGACATCGGCCATGCGATCCAGACGCATGCGGAGGGCCAGGGTTACAGCGTGGTGCGCGAGTTCTGCGGGCACGGCATCGGCCGGCGCTTTCACGAGGAGCCCCAGGTGCTCCACTATGGCCGTCCGCATACTGGTCTCAAGCTCCAGTCTGGCATGACCTTCACCATCGAACCCATGATCAATGCCGGAAAGGCCGCGATCCGCCAGTTGGCCGATGGTTGGACAGTCGTCACCAAGGATCACAGCCTGTCCGCACAGTGGGAGCACACGGTGCTCGTCACGGACGATGGATTCGAGGTGCTGACGACCTCCGACGGAGCGCCGCCTCCTCCGGCCGTCTGA